The sequence gggccagtaccttaatggtgcttggtaccggaacataccggatctatatctatctataacatcaataacactctccaaaaacCTTCGGTGGCTTtatccccaaggccttcggggagtatacttatcgatacaacaacaacagctccaTGGTAGatcccccagcgggtcagggggcttggaatatacccgcgccaagtatgcctgtcgcaagaggcgactaaaatatcaaattgattcaagggattgtgtagggCAACCATTTCAAGGTGTtgctagcgcaaaatatagcttctccaacccaaatgtcaacctcacctacccgtggcgaatcctgttactttaacagccgaggacctggcgaccccaagttcctcacggatctagggggtgggagagcgCTATGGCCTTGAAGGGTCCATGTGGTCATACtagatcgttcccgagatggtcgggctggtgtcTTAATGGAGCTtcattaccggaacgtaccggatctgcatccggaaaagagCCAACAATATCGATATCACTCCCAGcgtgttagggggtcagaatatacctgcggtagctgcgcctgtcgtaaaaggcggccttcaggttgccagcgcaatatatagcttttccaaacccagttgacaacctcacctatccgcggcgaatcgtgtttcattaacagacgggGCTCTGGCAGGGATggactgaaggtttaatgtggccacataaatcgttcccggaaTGGTGGGGCTaggccttaatggtgctgttaccggagcgttcaggatctgtatccggcaaaggtccatcacatcgataacactccccaaagccttcggggagcaatcttatcactacaacaacaacataaaactccccaaggccttcgggtagtattcttatcgctacaacagcaacaacaacaaccaaggtAGATCAAGTATTCATCCACCTATCCCTTCCCATTTCAACGAAAACCTACCCACTTCCATTGCTTATAAATACAGGAATATAATTTGTACAGAATCTTCTTCtattaaaagatatataaaaatctccaaaaaattattaagaagggatttttataataaaactttgATCCTCGAAAATATTGAATTTACAAACTCTCAAGGGAGttggtttttgaaaaaaattatttatcatAGGCTTTAAAGGTAAACAGTACGACAAAGTACACACTTTACATTATTATTCAACTGGCTTCAAATGGAAATAGATTTTTAtattcgaaaaaaagaaaaaaattcaattacCACTAAAGCCTGAGTTACACATACTTAACATTGCGTAGCAGCTTCGAATTTTGTACAAACTTTTGTTTACTTTTCGAAAATTCGTTGAAGAAAATTTTCAAGAAAAATGTTAAGTAGAAGTAACTTAGCCAACAATTTGTTTGCATTTCGTAAAATTATTTAAGAAGTATTATTTGCTCTGCATATTTATATACACCTATTAATGGCATAAAActtgtaatttttaatttgtaataCATATTTGTCTTCCcatgaatatttttttacttagtCCATATGGCGCAAGAGATTACCACGCCCCGAACCAGCTGTTGTATTGCTACCAATTGATTGATTCATACGTGGTCGCCCTCTTCCATAACCAACAACCGACGAATCTCGATCAGATCTTTCTTCACGTGTATAATTTATATCAAAAAATGAAGTATCAGGTTCGCGTGGCACGTTACGTGAACGGAATGACCAAGGATTCAAGTCAGAGTCACCACCATCATCCTCATCCATTGTCCTATCATAACCGGTATTCAAACGCGTTGTCTTTGGTGGTACACGTGAATCATATAGTGGTGTCGGTTTTTTACGCGATGCAGCACTACTACTAAGTTTTGGAAAATCATCTGCGTTATTATAATTAGTTAAAGATCCTGCCGTAGTATTTGAGCGTGCTGATAAATATGTTTTTTGATTATCATAATACAGCTTATTTTCAGAGATTGGCTTAGTTGCGTATGTGCTTTCGCTATTAACAGAAATATGTGATTCAGTATCGCCGCCATAAGTGCTCGGTGCTGGATTTATAATAGCTGCCAAATTAGTTGATTCTGGTACATGACGTCCAGGTATCAAATCAATAGCAATATCACGACACATATAATCAGAGAACATAAAGCCCCAGCGTGTTACACAGGATTGTGTACAATATTTGCTTTTATCAATTTCTTCATGATACTAAAaagtataaaagaaaaaaaaaacatttttgggaaATTGCATCTAGAAAATAGTATACATGAACTTACAGTACAGGCAATGCCCGTTTGATATTCAAAGAAATCTCGTTCAAAATATGCATCAGTTATGTAATGAGATGTAGGCTTTTCCACTTCTCCCATTTCACAAGTGGCTTCCTTGAGTATATAGAATAGGTATTGTATCGATGACACCTTCAATTCAATATTATTTCCGCATTCCGTTTTCAAATAATCCAACACAGACTCAACAATTGGAATAGTATCGTAATGTGTATACACTGGTGGATATTCTCCGGTATTTGGATCGCGCGTAAAATCCAGTATGTGATTATAAATTAAACCTAAATTAGTTTCTCCTTTAGCATTGGGTGGCGGTGGTAGTTTATGTGTTTTCTCAGAGTGTTCATTTGCATCATGCTCCCGTCCGTACGTACTATGACCTTTGCAGAAAAAGGCAAatgga is a genomic window of Eurosta solidaginis isolate ZX-2024a chromosome 4, ASM4086904v1, whole genome shotgun sequence containing:
- the mael gene encoding protein maelstrom 1, whose amino-acid sequence is MPKKQKLNGFMLFTMEWKNKQKKSYSLSEATEETGKLWGSMTAEEREPYNDRAKSVRNLPGSGPSKQPVKLACTGKPIEQVEREQQNAEQRERQMKRDVETVVRNSVKNDQLETQSYFFIMANYFMKTPKQSYLPAEISVAEYSLKDGVFRKYHSFINPGHSTYGREHDANEHSEKTHKLPPPPNAKGETNLGLIYNHILDFTRDPNTGEYPPVYTHYDTIPIVESVLDYLKTECGNNIELKVSSIQYLFYILKEATCEMGEVEKPTSHYITDAYFERDFFEYQTGIACTYHEEIDKSKYCTQSCVTRWGFMFSDYMCRDIAIDLIPGRHVPESTNLAAIINPAPSTYGGDTESHISVNSESTYATKPISENKLYYDNQKTYLSARSNTTAGSLTNYNNADDFPKLSSSAASRKKPTPLYDSRVPPKTTRLNTGYDRTMDEDDGGDSDLNPWSFRSRNVPREPDTSFFDINYTREERSDRDSSVVGYGRGRPRMNQSIGSNTTAGSGRGNLLRHMD